The window aatgtagatggtctccgtgaaagaattttgactgaagctcacacttctatgtattccgtgcacccaaacaaaaatgtatcatgatcttaaggaagtctattggtggaatgatatgaagaggaatgtgtcggactttgtggcaagatgtccgaattgttagcaagtgaaggctaaacaccaaaggcctggtgggttggcacaaaacataaaaattctaatgtggaagtgggaaatgattaatatggactttgtggtaggattaccgcgcacttcaTGCAAGAttaactcaatttgggtgattgtggatcgactcacgaagttACACTTTtttccggttaagtctaccgacacagcggagcagtatggtcagttgtatatcaaataaatagtcaggttgcatcgcaccccagtttccatcatttctgatcgaggggcacaattcactgctaatttttggaagaaatttcagcaaagtTTGGGTACAGCTTTTCACCCACAGACTGAGAGGCatgcagagcggactattcagatgcttaaggatatgttgcgtgcttgcgttctagacttcaaaggtagttgggatgatcatttaccactcatataattttcctacaacaatagctatcacgctATCACTCAAATGGAACCGTTCGAgcctttatatggtaggagatgtagatctcccattgggtggtctaaaattggggaagcagagttgatagggctagacctcgtgcatcaggccatggtaaaagttaaaatctttaaagagcggttgaagactactcagagtcatcaaaaatcctattcggatgttcgtcgaaGGGATTTGGAGTTAAAAGAAGATGagtgggtattcttgaaagtttcccccatgaaagggatAATGCAATTTGATatgaaagggaaattgagtccgaggtatgtcggaccgtacaaaatcattcagaggatgaGGTGACGTACAAAGTTGAGccaccacctgagatgtcattagtacatcCGGTGTTTCAcatgtctatgttgaagaaagtagttggagatccgacattCATTGTTCTGGTTAatactattgaggtaaatgaaaaattgacttacgaagagattccggtttctattataGATTGGTAAGTCCAAAAattaagaaataaataaattgcctccgtgaaagtattgtggcgaaaccaacaggttgaagaggctaatTGGGAGGCCAAGaaataaatgaagaaaaagtatccttatttctttgaataactatgtatttataaagttatgATCTAGGAAATTTATAAGACTTATTTTCTATGAAATTTGTATCAATtgtacaattggcgttaagggtgttcctttctagaAATACATTGCTTttgaggccacaattggtgttgttttatattatgttatgtTGTTGGATTacctatatgttgttaggatgtgtttctagggctctctgataggtggataggcctagttacaaaggaaactctgtcgaaatttttggaaatttagggagttagtcaaatttggggctgctggtgtgtgatatgaaaaactgagttgcataagatgctaataatagattttgaccctcattcgaggacaaatgatcctatgtgggggataatgtaaggccctgtaaaattttgcaaaagaaaataatttttcgtggtgccgaattggttttacgtgttgagtattaTAGGAAATTAAAGGAAactttttggcagaaaagtgcatttctacggtccattatgcgactgcagaatcactctgtggaccgcataatggccgcagagtgaggcagttaattgggtcagttgaaaGCAATTatacggtcgactatgcgaccgcataatagttatgcggtgcactatgcgaccgcagaacagttatgcggaccgcagactctGGTAGATTTTTATTCATTTTGGACACCcattatgtgaccgatatgcggtccgcataaccattatgcggtcgcatatgcaaccgcaaaacctgttccgaagcttcatttttggatttttaaaacccgaccctacttcgttaaatacatgttttctgacattttgagatataatatgatattttagagtgagagagagtgccctagagtgagaaggtgttcttcaataatggTTCTTcgattcttgctcaagttttggaagattaagaaggcaagctcactaggtcttcattttagaggtaagattctacaccctaaaccctaattttgaaatcatctgaaaatgggtaattagcaagataacttttgggcatgagagttgattattttacatgcatgtgatatcaaggtgtataggaagattgttgaactaagcatggtaatgattgggttgtgggatgatggaatcttccataaaaggatcttgaaaccttgtgcacaccaagtatttgataaaatgctcaaatgagctagaaccatgatcatcttcctaattttgatttaattgttatatttctaatatagattgaagttgttaagaattccggaatgttttagaatttaaggaagctcaattgaggtatgttggctaaactcttctctttgtattgaatcccacgatattcatgtaaattatgtaagtcccgactgattcattatgaaattggctattccgagtaagattgggttgaaagatatatgttcaacaagcatcccaaatgctctattcgtgttatgttaccaattgaggatgtgttaaaatatgggttgtgcattaataatatttcgactttaagtcaaggtcaaacgaaggctattatgccaaattttgtggaatatatctatgtgcattagactctaaattgttcacatgtgtactacacactttgatttgaattgtgtttgttgttgatgatgaggatgatatttgaaattgataagatgagcatgaaatactgaatatggccactagtgccaatgaaatgaaaagatgtgaaagtattatgaaatgcaatgattgatataaaaaggttgatgtctcaaataagacagcctagccaatcgggtcttGATCGGAAaccatgccgcacatatggtggtgattatgctggaaattgtaattgaaattatgattatggtcgatgtccctaatggatagcctggCCGAtggggtcgtgatcagactccatgTTAAAGAcgatggtattgatattgagagtgtTTATGGTTGATGtttctaatgagatagcctagccgatcgagtcatGATCGGATATCGTACTGAgaatacggtggtactggtattgtggacaatggtatatcgatactaaaaatctcccaatatgagatatgaaaattaatttgaacactgtcttgatcctaaaatgaggtttgatgttaattaaggctttcattgatattatgataatcttgtttgtattatttgtcattctattgagagggtgtttagttatacatactagtgctattcgacagtaaaaacgtcccttttaccgggggtgttgtatcttttaatggatgcaggtggtttcacaGCAAGAGATATtagtcagtgatagcagtgcaccttcttcccagctaatttggtaagccccacttcattccggggtcatgaatcttttatactttgtgcattctgtttgaggtatagccggggccttattgccggcattatcattgtacacttctttatctatagaggctccatagacatagtgtgggttgtgtattagtgctggaaaagacaaactatgctttgttgtggttgtattacttgtccatttgagactttaaagatggtgaaacttatggtaagataTTGGTAATTCCAGACATGACgactttattgtttaattgaggaaaacatatattctctttattcatgaatgaatttgggtagaaggaatctaacaggcttgctcggttgggttcactcggttgagcgttggtcgcgctcctcagttttAGGGCATGACACTGCGTATCTAAATGGAATCAGGTCGGGAAgtagttcgattacaatagatgcaaaatgatgagattaagaatgAAATGGCCAAGTCTGACtcaggctgcctacgtatccaaatggaatcaggccagaacatagttcaattacaaaagatgatTGAATCTGATGAgtattgcctacgtattccttccCAAGTAAATCAAGTCGGTGTATCTCCAGTGCAATCCtacaaaatgatatttggattttctattacaaaagaaaGGGGGGAGAGAAACCGAACCCTACGTTGGTTTCCTACGTATCcctccgtgggaagtcaggttgaagGTAGTTATATTATAGCAAAACCTATCTCTATTTGCCtccaaacatagtatctcttgattgcatcTATGTTCATGGGCTTCGTGTTGAttcttccatccatttctgccaCGATTAGAGCACCACCCGATAGCACTTGGTGAACCacataaggaccttgccaatttggtGCAAACATTCCTTTGGCTTCTTCCTGGTGGGAGGATTTTCTTCTGAACTAACTTCCCCAGTGTGAACTGGCGAGGCTTCACCCTTTTGTTAAATTCACTGGCCGTCCTATTCTGATATAGCTGACCATGGCATATTGCATCCATTCTCTTCCCttcaatgagcatgagttgctctTGTCTGGCCCATATCCACTCTTCATCGTCCAATTTGACCTCTTGGATGACTTTTAAGGTTGGTGTATCGACATCCGTGGGTATCACAACTTCGATGCCGTATACTAACATGTACGGTGGTTCCccagtggatgttctcatggtggtCCGATAACCCAGTAAGGTGAAGGATATTTTCTCATGCCATCGCCTGTGATTgtccttatattttgcagaattctcttgatattcttgttggctgcctcgactgccccattcatttgtggtctgTAGGTTGTGGAGTTGTGGTGGACAATTCTGAACTTCTCCCAGATTTCCCTCATGAGATCGCTATTGAGGTTAGTGTCATTATCAGTGATGATTGACTcaggtatcccaaatcggcaGACGGTGTTATTTTGGACAAAATCCGCCACTACCTTCTTTGTAACAGCCTTGTGGGTAGATACTTCTccccatttggtgaagtagtcAATGGCTACCAAGATGAAGTGGTGCCCATTTGATTTAGTAGACTCTATATGTCCAATcacgtccatgccccaagcagCGAACGACCAAGGCGAACCCATCACATTCAACTCATTAAGCGGAACATGGATAAAATCCCCATGGATCTGGCACTGGTGACATTTCTGCACATAGGGGATACTATCACTTTCCATTGTCTtccaaaagtatccagctctCAGGATCTTTTTGGCTAATATGAACCCATGCATGTGGGGTCCGCACATTCCTGCATGTATTTCTTACAATAATCTGGTTGCCTCAAGGAtatctacacatctcaacaaacacAAGTTAGGGGTCGTCCTATATAGGACTTCCCCGTTAAGGACAACGTGATTCGCCAATCTTCTGAGTGCTCGTTTCTAACTATTAGTAGCATTCTCCGGGTACTCTTTTGTTTCGAGGAATCTCTTAATATCGTGGTATCACGGTTTATTGTCTAGCTCTTCATCTACATGAAAGCAATAGGCATGTTGATCCCTGATCCCTACCTCGATAGGGTCGATGTAGTCCTTGTTTGGATGCTGAATCATGGATGATAGAATTGCAAGGGCGTCAGTGAACTCGTTCTGGATTCTGGGAacgtgcttgaactcaatcttcgTGAACTTCTTGCATAACTCTTTTACACGGTGCAGGTACGAAAGGATATTGATGTTTTTGGTAGAGCACTCcccttggacttggtgtatcaatagatcggaatcccctatgaccaaatgttctttgatgttcatgtcAACTGCCATTCTGATCCCAAGGATGCATGCTTCGTATTcaaccatattattggtacaagggaatcttatctttgctGATGCTGGATAGTGTTATCCAGATTCCGAAATTAGGACTGCCCCAgttcctactcctttgaagttcgCTGCTCCGtcaaaaaacattctccatccatGGTATGACTCTGCAATATCTTTTCCGGTGATCAATAACACCTCATCATGAAAGTACGTAGCGAGCGAGTCGTAATCCCTGTCCACTGGATTCTCTGCGAGGTGGTCGGCTAAAGCTAGTCCCTTGATAGCCTTTTGGGTTATGTACATAATGTCAAATTCACTAAGGAGAATTtgccatttagctagctttccAATAGGCATCCTGAAAAATATACTTGAGAGGGTCGAGCCGAGATATAAAATGTGTAGTGTATGCTGACATGTAATTACTTAATTTCTGGGCGATCCAAGTCACAGCACAGCAAGTGCGCTCTATCAAAGTGTATATGGCATCGCATGGTctgaacttcttacttaagtagtagatggcatGCTCCTTTGtcccagtttcatcatgttgtcccaacaCATATCCGTAAGCATTATCCAAGATTGATAGATACAGCAACAATGGCTTCCCAGGCTCCGGGGGAACCAACACTGGTGGATTTGACAAATAGTCCTTAATTCAGTTGAAGGCTTTGGGACACTCTTCTGTCCACTTTGTGGCAACGTCCTTTTTTAGCAGTTTGAAAATAGGTTCACAAATTACCGTAGAATGGGCTATGAAACGATTGATGTAATTCAGTCTACCCAGGAAAACTCATCACATGTTTCTTACTCTTGGGCGATGGCAACTCctgaatggccttgattttaaaTGGATCCAATTCTATCCCTTTTCTGCTTACGATGAAGCCTAACAATTTTTCAGCAGGGACAGCGAACGCGCATTTTGTCGGATTCAATTTCAAGTTGCCGGATTCTTTAAATTGTCCAAATGTTCTGAATATTTCATAGACTTGATGATGActtcatccacatatacctcgatcTACTTGTGAATAATATCGTGAAAGAGCATCgccatggccctcatgtaagtggcACCAGCGTTCTTGAGGTTGAACAAAATGACTCTGTAGCAGTAAACTACCCAAGTGGTGGTGAAGGctatcttttctgcatcttcctcaTGCATCAAGATCCGGTGGTATCTAGCGAAACAATCCACGAACAACTCCAGTTCATGCTTCACGCAGTTGTCGATGAGGATGTTGATATTTGGTAAAGGGAAGTCGTCCTTAGCgctagctttgttgagatctcgatAATCCATGTATATCCTAATCTTCCTATCTTTCTTGGGTACCGGGACAATATTTCCTAACCAACTGGGATAATTGGTGATCCTTACTACATTTGCCTCTATCTTATTTGTTACTTCTTCCTTTATCCTCAGACTCATGTCGGGTTTGAATTTTCTAGGTTTTTTGCATGACTGGCAGTCTGACAGGATCAGTAGGCAATCGATGCGAGCCGATGTTAGTACTTAATCTAGGCATGTCATAATATGACCATGCGAACACATCGTTGTATTGTAGGAGGAGCTCAACCAGTTCTTCCTTCTACTCTTCTTCTAGATGGATGCTGATTCGTGTTTCTTTTAAGTCTTCCTGGCTTATGAGATTGACCACTTCTGTTTCTTGAACGTTAGGCTTTTTCTTACTTTTTAGCTGTTCGATCACTTGTGGGAGATTTTCTGGCATTATACTCTCATCGTATTCCTCGTAATCTAGATCGTTTTGCTTGATGGTTTTGTTACAGGTCACAATCGCAGAATGCAGGTTTTTATCATTATGGttattgaaaagaaaaactaGGTATAAATGAAGCGATAAATAAAGTTGTAATATTTTAAGAGAtcaattcttttttttatttcatcaaaagaggaacgtCTAAGGTACATACACAGTGTAGGCCTCAATTGATCATGCACTTTTCATAAGAAAACTTTTACATttccacactaccaagactcccggcgaATCAAAGACGGGTTGGCTGTTCAATTCCGCAGTTCCTCTCCTGGTTTGGCATTCCTAatggtcggtgtcttgatgtcagTTCGTTCAAAACATGCTCTGGCACAACTCTTTTCCCGGGGCTACCGGTACAAGTTTTCCCAACCGGAGGCTGATAACCTATGCCAGCTCTTCCTTTCTTCCCCATTTGGCTCGAATGGTTCTGTAATCCCATCTGATCTGGCTCCCAGCCCGGTCCCTGGTatgtatccatatttcatcatctccctcatgGACATCTTAGATCTATACGACTATTTTATTCCCAAGTTTTGCTTAGTCTCTTCTATTTCGGTGGTCTGCATGATTTCTACTATAGGGAAAGCAACTCTGTCTAGCTCTTCAATGAACGGGATTGCATACTCCAAATAAGCTAATTGGCCCCATTCACCGTGGACCACGATCTCTTGACAACCCCACTCAAATTTCATACGTTGGTGTAGGGTGGATGGGACTGCTCCTACCATGTGTATGCAGGGTCTTCCCAGCAGTAAGTTGTATGAAGAGAAAATATCCATCACTTGAAATAGTATGGGAAATTCAACTGGTCCGATCTGCAAagccaaataaatttctccaatgaCATCGTTCTACGATCCATCAAAAGCCCTTACCCTCACATGGCTTTCCTTGACTCCCCTCAGGGGGATTCCCAACTCTCGCACAGTAGAGAGCGGACAGATATCAACTCCTGATCTTCCATCAACCAGTACTCGGGACACTACCTTGTCCCCACATTGACAGTGATGTGTAGAGATTTGTTTTGACTCACGCCTTTGCCAGGAAGCTCATATCTTCggaaagtgatcatatttgcttcgACCATTTTCCCAATAGTTGCAGTCAGTTCTTCACTTGTGGTATTTCTTGGCATacttaccccacttagtactCTCATCAGGGGAATCCATATGACTATCGGAGCTTATCAGTAATTCCATGATTGATATTTGCACCGGAGTTTTCTTTATCTGTTCCTCCACGGAGTGTTCTTTGGTCGACATTCTCTTCCAGAATTCTGTGGCCTGGGGATGTGTTGTATTTCTTCTTTGAATCTGCTCTATTCCCAAATTCCCTCGATTTGCATCCTCAGGAGCTTAGCATCTCCTTGACCTAGTCATACCGTGGGATGTGGCAGAGTCTATCATATTTGCTTTCCCCTTTTGCTAATATGTCCATGGGACAGTTTTGTATTCCTGACCCTCTTCATCCCCGGTGGCAACGGTAGGTTGTCGCTGATAAGTCTGAACCGTCACTGTCGATCTCAATTGTACTTTGATCATCAGAGTCCTTGAGGTGGGACCCTTACGGCCTCTACATTTCCTATCATGACAATGGTTCCTTTCAAATCATATTCTTCATCCAAGGCGATCATGTTGACCCCCTGATTCCGGTGATTTGGAAGTGAATTGCGATTCACATTGGGTGGAGCCGGGGTAAATTGAATGGCTCtgctttggtcaatattttaatttcatttgtttagcttaaaacaatcttcagtatcatgcccAGGCACGTTTGAATGGTACACGCACCTTTTGGTTACATCAAAATACTCTGAGGGATACTCAGGAACCCTTCCTTCCACTGGATGTATCAATCCTGCTCTCCTCAGTCTTTCAAACAGTTGAGCCAGAGGCTCAACAATCGGGGGTATAATTTCTCGGGCCCCTCTCTTCAAAATTTGGACGAGGGCATGGTGCATAAGTGGGTCGGTTTTGATGAGTGGTTGTTTGGACAAGAGCATATGGCCGTTTTGGATTCAGGTAGTTATGGGCTCGAGGCAGGTTATATTGAATTTGGGGGTGGTAATATGGCTGTGTGTTGTAGACTTGAGTGTAGGCGGGTGATGGCGAATGGTTGTTTGGGGAAAGAGAAGCGTTTCCATGATGTGGGCTAggttgataatatgggatgactACTGAGAcatcttcctttttcttctttctgctaCCGATTAACCCTGATTGGATTGCCTTGTTAGCTGCTTGTAGTGCAACCATGGATTGTACTTTGCCAGATTTTATGCcttcttctaagaaatctcccattTTTCCCAGTTCGGTGAATTTTTGTCCCATCATACCCATCATTTTTTCATAGTATATTCCTTCATGTGCCATGATGAAATACTTAGTCAATTCTTGTCGTCCAACGGAGGGTGTGCCCTGACAGCTTGCGATCTCCATCGACGTGCATATACTTGGAATGACTCAGACGGCTTCTTCTGCAGGTTTACCACTGCGAACCTGCCATGTCCTCTGGTTTTGCGCATCTTGTCGAGTATTTCACATAAGTGCATCTTTTATGAGGCTTCTTATGAACAACTTCGTCCTCAGCTTCTCATTTCTTGCCACTCCaactaacttgtcacaatatgcccTTAAATGTACACGGGGATCACCCGTCCCGTCAAAGATATCGAACTTTGAAGGCTTATACCCTGCTGCATATCCACATCCGGATGGATACACAGATCCTCATGGCGACTGATAGTATTGGTTTCCTCCCTATAAATGGCAGCTCCGTGAAACTAGTAACTTCTTCCTATGTCGGCACTAACTCACAATCAGCAAACTTGAACACCACCTTGGCCGGGTCCCAGAACTCTATCAGTAGGCGAGTAAGAACCTTGTCTGCTCAGATGTTTAGCAAAGCGGTCAGTGTCCCCAGATGTGTCCAAATTTCATCTCCGTGCTCTCGACGGATATTCTTCCACCAGTACTCCGGCTTGTGTGGTGCTACCATCACCATATTGATCTCGGGAATGTTTTTGCTGATTTTCATTTGTTAAGTAGGTAAATAAATGTtttggtaagtgtttgcttcAGATCTTTAGGTGTCTCGTCAGGTTTGTTCGTCTTTCCACATAAGTCATATTTTTGGGTGCATGACCTATTGACATTAGGGTGGCTTTCATAATGGTGTGTCAAGGCTaaggaccgactcacctaaggtttatgtaaTATAACCTATGTTTGCTAGAGTGGAGTGTTTCCTACTTTGGAATTAGATTGAAGACTGCGAGAAGTTATGTTAGTTGACCTGagaaagccattctctgaaactaaagagttttgaaaagaaggttcggaggggtgtaaaagacaaccctcgcgtgccatTATGTGTGATAGTATACGGCTAAGACTCGATAGGAAGAAGTGTGATGACAGTATATATAAAGAGGTAACAGATAAGGGTATAACAATAATAGGCATGATAATAAGCAGACGTAAGGAACAAATAAAGCAGGTAAGCAcgtaattaaaaattaaatacagtTAAAGCAATGTACAAACAAATCTAAGTACCAAATtcagtctaagtctgctaaggtcagaacctaagtgtgaagTCCCCAGCGGATtcaccatgttgttgcaccctattttgcactagtcaaaataagattcaacttttggtttctctattgttgatgaaagagagtcgccacctaatatttaaaggtatactagggtacctgcTTAATTACTGAAGTCATGTTCTTTTATTGGTCTGCTAACTGGTAAGATTATGGGTATGGGATCTTGTTCTTCTACCTCatgtagctccataggacttagactagattaAAGAGTTTGTCGTTTGTATTATGCTTAACTAGTATTAGAGAGGCATCATATTATGTATCAATTTTTAAAAACATAATACTTGAAAAAGGGTGTGCGGTTTTTAAAGGACATAGGTTTAGAAAAAAGCTTTGAAGATAatgttatatatatacatataattaaaAGATTTTAGATTATTGTACATAATGCTCGTATTTATAAAACGTATGAGATGAGGTGAAGTTGTAAATACtttgtatttaaaaaaatatggctATTTGTGTAACTCTAGTGAAGTAAAATATTGTGGGAAAATAGGTCAAGATATACCTTAGTCGCTAAAATTATTTAGATCTTAGACTAAAGGAGATGTTGAAAATCTCGGTGGGCGGCAGTTCCTAACTTTAGAAAGAGTCAATTCCTTTCTGAAAGCTAGCTTTCCATTTCTTTCTGGTTTTGAAAGGGGATTGCCGGCTCTGCTAAGTATTTTTTAGGTTTAAAATCTTCAATAAAGGGTTAGCAAAACACAACAAATTAATGATGTGAGTAGCTTATGATTAGCGAATGGAGGATTAACTACTAACTAAAGAATATAGATAATGAAATATTAGTAAAGCAGAAAAGGACGAAGAATGACTTTGGTTTGGGCCTGAAAGAGGTAGGCCCAATAATCAGCGGGAAGGGACAGCAACAGCCTCCAGACTTCAAATGCAATGATGCGAGGATCGGTCTTGAGTTCTTTAAGAATTCAGTAGGCCCAACAGTTGTACGTGTTGAAAAGAAAGTGAGAAAGTCATTAGAAAACAATGTTATATACATTTATCCATACATGAAATATGCGAGAAAAGGACTTAAAAAAAATATAGCAACTAACAGTACCTAAATATTATGAAGGGTCATACTAATGAGGTGGATTTGCATAGCAAATGatttacattgaaaacctttcgttgtcattaaacactaaatcGAAAAGGAGTAATGAATATCAATGGATTAAAGGCTAAGGGTAGAGTTTCACTCGAAGTCAAACCCCCTTCTGAATCCcgtgacacttcaaagttcccacgGGTCTCAAAGCCCAGGGCAGTGCTTGTACCAAGGAGAGCAGCCCAACCAAGAGTTAAACTCTACACCCAAATACCCCTAATCACTAATGACACATTGTTCCCCACAGGTTTAAGTGTCAATGAGGCACTTTTAATGTAAACCAATCATCATAGCAATGCCATACCACATATGTATATACCCCTCTTAATAAAGCCAAACGGAATACCATGAGAAAACAAAATAGTTTATTTACACCATTATAACCATGTTTCCGAATCAAGaaaatgactaacacattaaCAGGTCAAAAGTCTAAGTCTCAGACACACATAGAAGCAGAGACATTATCAGGTTACTATCAATGAACCAAGCACAAGAAATTAGGTATCTTGAATGTAGAGTTAGTGAA is drawn from Nicotiana tomentosiformis chromosome 12, ASM39032v3, whole genome shotgun sequence and contains these coding sequences:
- the LOC138902652 gene encoding uncharacterized protein, with protein sequence MAVDMNIKEHLVIGDSDLLIHQVQGECSTKNINILSYLHRVKELCKKFTKIEFKHVPRIQNEFTDALAILSSMIQHPNKDYIDPIEVGIRDQHAYCFHVDEELDNKP
- the LOC104118655 gene encoding uncharacterized protein, which translates into the protein MESDSIPYVQKCHQCQIHGDFIHVPLNELNVMGSPWSFAAWGMDVIGHIESTKSNGHHFILVAIDYFTKWGEVSTHKAVTKKRSHEGNLGEVQNCPPQLHNLQTTNEWGSRGSQQEYQENSAKYKDNHRRWHEKISFTLLGYRTTMRTSTGEPPYMLVYGIEVVIPTDVDTPTLKVIQEVKLDDEEWIWARQEQLMLIEGKRMDAICHGQLYQNRTASEFNKRVKPRQFTLGKLVQKKILPPGRSQRNVCTKLARSLCGSPSAIGWCSNRGRNGWKNQHEAHEHRCNQEILCLEANRDRFCYNITTFNLTSHGGIRRKPT